Below is a window of Fulvitalea axinellae DNA.
CTCTTCTTCCCGAATCTTCCATACGGTTCAATAAGACTTCGTAAGCTTTGACATTGGCCGGATCGCGCCGAAGAACCAAACGCAAAAAGGCTTCCGGCAACTCCGTTTGTCGGGATGCGAATATATCGAACAACCCCAATACGGAATCGTCCAGCCAAGCTTTTATCCGGTCAAAACATTCATGGTTTTCCGCTTCCAGAAAAATTCCTCTGTCCAAAACCGCTAAACCTATTTCGTCCGGAATTTCTTTTTTGGAAAAACTATCGTACAAACTGGCGAAATCCACAAAGAAACCATCATCGAAAACCAGTTTCCAGAATTTCTTCTGATCGTTAATCAATTCCACGCCCTCCACGTCATCCAATACGCTTCGGATTTTTTTAATGGAAACACTGCGGTTATTCTTTGCCCGGTCGGCTCCGTACCCTTCCCAAAACGCCTCGTTTAATTCTTTGGAAGTAATATATTCGCCACGGATGGTCCGGATAAGAATCAACAAGAAAATCTCCCGCAATTTCGGGGTAAATTTTCCTGAAACATCCTCCCCTTTGTCATCCAATAGGGCGAATTTCCCGAACAAAAACAGCGCGTTACGTTCGGGCAAAGTATAGCTCTGAATTTCCTCGGAGGCGACGATAGGTTTTAATTTCGAATGGGCTACTACCTCACGTTTTCGCTTTTTCGAATAAATGATCCATCCTGTAACAGGCACCAAAAGAAGCAACCACCAATACCCGTTACCGCTTTTCTCTTCTTTGGCCGAATTCATTTTGCCTTGGCCTACCGCCTTAGCCAATTGCGTAGCTACAGAATCGGTTTCAAAATAAATACGTTTGATCTCGCTGTCGCTCAGTTTCCGGGTCCAATAGCCTACGTCCCGCATTTTTCCTCGGAAATAATATCTCCAAAAGTCGGTTCCCAACACTAGATTATGTTCGGGCTGAAACCAGAACTTGTCCACCTTATGTTGGCTTATGAATTCGCCGTTCAGGAAAAACCGTACGGAATCCCGCTCAGAAAACGCCACCGACAAATGCGTCCACCGATCTTCTTCAAGAGGCATTTCTTCCGACCACAAATCACCCAATTGCGCTACGGTAAACTTCATGCTATTGCCCCGATGCCCTCTAAACCCCACGCAACTTTCCAGATCCACCAGACCCGCGTTATCGAATTTAAGCCCGGAAAATTTGACCCAAGCGCTGATTGTCATAGCGTTTTTCACCGGGACTTTCCCCGCCTGGACAAAACTGCTGTCTCCATCAAAACTGAGAGCCAAACGCCCCTCGTCTTCGATCACCTCAACACCTTCGTGCTCAGTGCGGTCCAAAAAGTCTTTGTCTGACTCCAAATGCATAAAAAATTGGAGATCCGAGGCCAAATCTATATTCAGCGTTTTGGCCCGATACAGCTCTTTCACTTCTTCGTCAAGATACGCTCTTCGCCTATATTCCGGCAATTGCATCCTTCCTTTGAAATTCCCGGCCCAAAAGCAGGAGCCAGCCACCAAGGTTTTCCATCCGTCCCGTTCGTTTTTCCACCCGCCTTTAAACAGAAATTCGTATTTCTCGGAAGCCACCCGTTCGCCATCCACATAAATGCGGAAAGTCTTCATTCTGGAAATGTAAACCAGCGTCAGCATCTGCCATTGCCCCTCAACCAAAATCACGCTCTCGCAAAGCCTGTGGCTTCTTCCCATATTAGAAAGTTCCAGAAAACGGCCCACTCTCCGGGTATTAACAAAAAATTGGTCTTTAAACGAAAGGAGAGTCCGGTCCGACCCGTTCAAATCGGACGGATTAAACCAAACGTTCAGGGAAAAGTCCCCGGAAACCAGTACAGTATCAGTAATTATAAGGTCTTTGTCACCATCAAACTCAAAACATTTCTCTCCCAAAACCGGGTCATATACCTCGGTGGGACGAGTCTGCCCAAAGCCAGAAACGGCGCCTACTAGAACCAAAAAAACTATTGACAAAAGATACCGCATATTCACGCTAACCCATTACCCAAAAGGGACCCATAGCCGGGACCGCCCCGGCGTATACTCAAAAATAACAAAAAAATGACTAGCGAGTAAACAGCTCCGAGTATACAAAACGCCTCCGGGTCATGCCTTTTCTTTTCTCCGAGAACGTCACCGACATCCAAATAATACTATACTGGCTTTTTTTACAAGTCTGTTTACTATATTGGAACAGTAAATTTTTCACCTACTTATTTAGCTTTTATTTTCATGAAAAAGTACTTACTTATTTTGGCGTTGTCTCCCGCCCTCTTTTTTTCGGCTTGTCAAGGTCCCTCAAAGTCCAAAGAAAAAAAAGAGGCCAAGACCGCTACCGTGGACGAAAAAGGCCGTAAGCACGGGCTAAGGAAAATCATGGCCCCGGACGGCAAGACCCTCAAGTCTACCGTAAATTACAACCACGGGAAAAAACACGGCAAGGCGAAAACTTACTATGCCGACGGCAAAGTCAAGACCGAAATCGACTACTTCAACAACGTAAAGCACGGCGACTCGAAGTGGTTTCACCAAAACGGAAAGCTCTACCGCCTGACCACATTCAACAACGGCAAAAAGCACGGACCTCGCAAAACTTACGGGCGTGACGGCAAGATGTTGGCCGAAATGAACTACCATGAAGGGTTCCTGAAGTTCGGAACCAAGGAGTTTATGACTACGGGAAAAGAAAGAACCAAGTTCCCGAAAATCGTTATCACTCCTGAAAACAATCTGGCCAGCAACAACACTTACTCCCTGCATATCAAGCTAAGCCAGCCCCGTAAAAAGTTCAAGGTATACGTTGGCAAGCTCAAAGGCGCCGATCACGTAAACCCGAAAAAATCTCAGGTTAAAGACGTAACCGTAGTAGGCGGCATCGCCACTTTCGACGTTACGATTCCTAAGAACAAAGAAGTAAACGAATTGCTCGACGTAGTGGTAGAATATAGCACCCGCATGGGCAATCCTCGTCTCGATTCGCGCAAATACCGCCTGAAGGCAAGCAATTTTTAGTCTTTAGAAAACGGAAGAAATTAAAACGCTCCGCCAATACACGGCGGAGCGTTTTTTATTGCAGTCAATCGATTTACAGTTTATTTCAACAGGAAAAAGTCCAACCCTAGTCCAACACGGGCTTCCTTCTTCTTAACGGCTCGCTTGTTCTTTTTCAAAACAAACTTAACATCAAAAGCATTGTCTACCGGCTCGCAAACGCCCAAATCCACATAAGGCGTAGTCATTCCGCCGTGGTTCGAGCTGAAGTCTTGCGTCACCTTCAACTTGCCGTTAACATAAATATCGTAAACTCCCATAGCCGGTCCCACCGCCGCGCAAAGGTTCAGGTGACGCTTTTCAAACTGCTCGGTAATTTTCACCGATACCGCCTCGTCTTTTTTCTGGAACCAATAGCTTTTCATTGCGCCGTTACTGATTTCGCCCCAAACGCTGATCTTTTTGTCCGATGTCACGTTATCGTCCGCCTTGAAGGTGCTCAGGTTTTCGCATTCCAAAGCGCCGTCCACCACAAAGCCGGCACTCTTGGCCTCCTCTACTTCGGCCTGAATATCCGCCAATGTCGGTGTAGTGGCCGAAGCCATTTCCGGTAACGGATTACGGTTGCTCTTCGCGCCCGGAATAGCGTACCAGTAAGAGTTAGCGCTATACTGAAGGCGGTGCCAGCTTTTGCGGGTACCGCACGAGGCCTCAAAGTCAAACTTTATCCTTTCCTTAAAAGGAATGGCGTCGAGCGAACGGGTACGCGAGCAAGTGTTATACCCTTGCGCCCTTGGGTTACCCACCAACACGTTGCCCAAAAACGGCTTCGAAAACTCATCGGCAGGCGTAGGGACCACACCTCCGGCCCAGCCGTAATAGTCTTCCGTTCCCGTACCGAAGTGCGACGGGAAGTTCTTTTGGAAGTCACCGTCCACATACACCTTTTCGTCGCCTTCGCCCCACCAGCCTTGGCGCGGATTCAGCACTGTCCATTGGTCGCCCACAAAAACGCCCTTGCCTTTTACCTCCACCAAGTTCCAATCGAAGATTGGGAATGTAGGGTACGCGGGGTCCATACGCCAGTTGGCGTGGAAGTGCATCGAACGGTCGGTCCACTCCCAATCGTCCACTATCGCCCGTACTTTTACTTTCACATCTTGCTTGCCGAAGTTCTCGAAAGCGATATTACCCTCCGTCTTATAAGGCATCGCCCAACGGCAAATCATCTTGCCTTCCGGCGTCACCGTACGTTCCCACATGTGGTACGCCTTTTTGCCCGGTCCGTTGTTAAAGAAATCCCCGACAGGCGTCCAAACCGTGCGCTCGCCGTCGAAATTAGCCTTCATTACCGTAGAGCGCAGAGCCAGGTTATGGTTCGTAGCTTCCACTTCGATTTCCAACGCCTTTACCGCTTTGCTTCCTTTTGGCAAAGTCAAGATCCCTTCGTTGCCCGGATTGATAGTCATATCCGCGGTCAAAACCTTTCCTTCCGTGGCCACTGGAGCCTTTTCCAGAGTCTCGCTTACTTCCGCCACAGTCTTTTTCGCCTTCGTGAACACATCCATGCTGAATGTCTCAACATCGGTACCCTTCGGGTAAGAGCGATAGTTGATGATATTATAGAACGCCTTATTATCCATCGTCACCTTACAGCTTTTGGCGTAAGGGATCGGCATATACAGGTTGCCCGCACGGGTAGACTCGTCGGCCAAAGGCGCTTTTACGAAGTCTTGGCCCTTGACCAACTCAAAGAAGTTCGCCTCTATCGCCGGCTTTTCCGCTCCGTCTAGGTAGATGCGGATATTTGCGCCGGTGGTGTTCTTCAGGCCGTAATAAAAACATACCGCCCAAATCTTGGTGATAGCCCCCGGGCCGTCATCCTCCATCAACACCCACTCTTTTCTTCCGTCGTTCTCTTCGGTACGGATAAAGCCGATACCGTCACTGTCGGCGAACCACCCCGGCTTGTCCGGCGATACCGATTCGCGGTTATAACTGCTGGCCTGAAGACAGCGGTATTCCTTTTCGGGAAACGAAGCAATAGCGTCGCGGTCCACCATCTCGTGGAGCAGGCTCTCGAACGTAACGCGCTTCGGTGCCTCCGTACAGGCCGTAAAAATCATCAGGGCCATTAATAATGCCCCCGCTTGTCGTACGATTTTCATAAGATCAAATTATTAAAAGTAAAAGGCGAAAGACACGGCGCCCGTTGCTGACACGTTTACAGCCCGGCATTTATAACGCGATAGATCCGAGCGTGACTACCGGCCTCCGCCTTTTCTCAGTTTCAAACCCTTACAAACTGTTTATAACGTCTTCCTTTTTCATAGTCACCGGCAGTTTTACACCTTCCGGATCCGGCTGTACGTTGCGCTCGGCTCCTGGACGGGCATACCAGAAACACGCCGGCGAATAAGTCATCGGCTTTTCGAACGGATGCCAGATCTCCATATCAAACTTCAGCGAAGAAGTGAACGGCACGGCATCCAGCCCGCGGTAACGGTTATTGCTCGTGATTCCCACCGCCTTATTGCCCGCGCCGGTAGGTTGAGAGTGGAACGGATAAGAGAAAAACTGCGGACGGCACCAGGCGTAACCGTAATAATCCTCAGTACCGGTACCGAAGTGCGAAGGGAAAGTCTCGCCGTCAACATAGATTTTCTCGTCGCCTTCGCCCCACCAGTCCGGGTGCGTGTTGAACAGTGTCAGGTTATCGCCCACCAACACGCCTTTGCCTTTTACCTCCACGTAGTTTCCGTCTCGGCGATAGTCGGTCTTGATACTGCGGAGCTCTTTCCAAGAGGCGCAGAAATACATGCTGTTCTCATTCCATTCCCAATCGTCCGTACGCACTTCCACTTTCTCCAATATCACGGGCTGGTCGCCATAGTTACGCACGCGCAGGTCGGCCTTTTTTCGGAAAGGCATAGTCCAGCGCGCCGTCATCAGGCCAGCGGAATCCATCGCCACGTTAAAGGTAGAGTGAGGCTTGATTTGATAACCCGTGCCGAAAAACTGCCCCAACGGACACCAAACGGTCTTTTCGCCGTCAAAAGAAATTTCCAACACCGTAGAGCGTAGCGCCTGCTCCATATTATCGGCCTTGATCTTCACCGCCAACTCTTTTACGGCTGAAGAGCCCTTCAGTCTAGCGCGGTAATATTTGCCCGGAGCCAGAGTATGGTCTTTTACCGAAGCCGCTAACTTTTCGCCACGAGGCGCTCCGTATTTTGTCAAGCGCTCGCCCGTTTCCTTCACCAACTCCCTCGCTTGGTTCAGGGCCTCCATAGTAAAGCTCTCCACACGCGTACCCGCAGGATAAGTACGGTAGTTTAAGGCGTAATACATCGCCGACCAACCCTTTTGGTGGGCGTATTTGCCATGGCCGTCGAAGGTCACTTTACAGCTCTTCTGATAAGGGATAGGCAAGAATAGGTTTCGGCCCCGCCATACGGGATTCTCCGCCTCCTTTGGAGCCATATAAGAAAAAGGCTCGCCCACCAACCCGTCCGAGCCCAGCAGGTTCTTGTTGTGCATCTCGATAGCCGGAGTCGGGTTACCGTCGATATATACCCTGATGATGCCGCCGTACTTATAGGCGTTTCCGCCGAGGGTATTCCAAAAACGCACGATGGCGCCCGGACCTTTTACGTCCAGCATCACATCCTCGCGGCGTCCGTTATTGTCCTCGGTCCGGATATAGTGGCTGAAATCCTTGTTGGCGAACCACCCCTTGCCCCAACGGCTCTGGGCGTCGGCGCCATCTTCGGGATTGTTCGTTTTGGAATTACGGTCGTAGCTGGATGCCTGTCCCGTAGTGTAGGGAACTTCCGGCCAAGAGGCCAACGCGTCGCGGTTTGCCATTTCGCGGAGCAAAGACTCCAGACTTACGGCACCGCCTTGGGCAAACAAACCCGCCGATACCAAAAACGCCGAGCAAAAAGCTACGAAACTTTTTGTGGCAGAGATAGATAGAAACTTCATGTCTTCCAGATTTTCTGACTAAAAAATTCAGAAACGATTATAAGTTCCGGAAGGGTAGTAAACG
It encodes the following:
- a CDS encoding LamG domain-containing protein, coding for MSIVFLVLVGAVSGFGQTRPTEVYDPVLGEKCFEFDGDKDLIITDTVLVSGDFSLNVWFNPSDLNGSDRTLLSFKDQFFVNTRRVGRFLELSNMGRSHRLCESVILVEGQWQMLTLVYISRMKTFRIYVDGERVASEKYEFLFKGGWKNERDGWKTLVAGSCFWAGNFKGRMQLPEYRRRAYLDEEVKELYRAKTLNIDLASDLQFFMHLESDKDFLDRTEHEGVEVIEDEGRLALSFDGDSSFVQAGKVPVKNAMTISAWVKFSGLKFDNAGLVDLESCVGFRGHRGNSMKFTVAQLGDLWSEEMPLEEDRWTHLSVAFSERDSVRFFLNGEFISQHKVDKFWFQPEHNLVLGTDFWRYYFRGKMRDVGYWTRKLSDSEIKRIYFETDSVATQLAKAVGQGKMNSAKEEKSGNGYWWLLLLVPVTGWIIYSKKRKREVVAHSKLKPIVASEEIQSYTLPERNALFLFGKFALLDDKGEDVSGKFTPKLREIFLLILIRTIRGEYITSKELNEAFWEGYGADRAKNNRSVSIKKIRSVLDDVEGVELINDQKKFWKLVFDDGFFVDFASLYDSFSKKEIPDEIGLAVLDRGIFLEAENHECFDRIKAWLDDSVLGLFDIFASRQTELPEAFLRLVLRRDPANVKAYEVLLNRMEDSGRRVEASRLKKAFHADYERIFGTEYAEG
- a CDS encoding glycoside hydrolase family 172 protein, with amino-acid sequence MKIVRQAGALLMALMIFTACTEAPKRVTFESLLHEMVDRDAIASFPEKEYRCLQASSYNRESVSPDKPGWFADSDGIGFIRTEENDGRKEWVLMEDDGPGAITKIWAVCFYYGLKNTTGANIRIYLDGAEKPAIEANFFELVKGQDFVKAPLADESTRAGNLYMPIPYAKSCKVTMDNKAFYNIINYRSYPKGTDVETFSMDVFTKAKKTVAEVSETLEKAPVATEGKVLTADMTINPGNEGILTLPKGSKAVKALEIEVEATNHNLALRSTVMKANFDGERTVWTPVGDFFNNGPGKKAYHMWERTVTPEGKMICRWAMPYKTEGNIAFENFGKQDVKVKVRAIVDDWEWTDRSMHFHANWRMDPAYPTFPIFDWNLVEVKGKGVFVGDQWTVLNPRQGWWGEGDEKVYVDGDFQKNFPSHFGTGTEDYYGWAGGVVPTPADEFSKPFLGNVLVGNPRAQGYNTCSRTRSLDAIPFKERIKFDFEASCGTRKSWHRLQYSANSYWYAIPGAKSNRNPLPEMASATTPTLADIQAEVEEAKSAGFVVDGALECENLSTFKADDNVTSDKKISVWGEISNGAMKSYWFQKKDEAVSVKITEQFEKRHLNLCAAVGPAMGVYDIYVNGKLKVTQDFSSNHGGMTTPYVDLGVCEPVDNAFDVKFVLKKNKRAVKKKEARVGLGLDFFLLK
- a CDS encoding glycoside hydrolase family 172 protein: MKFLSISATKSFVAFCSAFLVSAGLFAQGGAVSLESLLREMANRDALASWPEVPYTTGQASSYDRNSKTNNPEDGADAQSRWGKGWFANKDFSHYIRTEDNNGRREDVMLDVKGPGAIVRFWNTLGGNAYKYGGIIRVYIDGNPTPAIEMHNKNLLGSDGLVGEPFSYMAPKEAENPVWRGRNLFLPIPYQKSCKVTFDGHGKYAHQKGWSAMYYALNYRTYPAGTRVESFTMEALNQARELVKETGERLTKYGAPRGEKLAASVKDHTLAPGKYYRARLKGSSAVKELAVKIKADNMEQALRSTVLEISFDGEKTVWCPLGQFFGTGYQIKPHSTFNVAMDSAGLMTARWTMPFRKKADLRVRNYGDQPVILEKVEVRTDDWEWNENSMYFCASWKELRSIKTDYRRDGNYVEVKGKGVLVGDNLTLFNTHPDWWGEGDEKIYVDGETFPSHFGTGTEDYYGYAWCRPQFFSYPFHSQPTGAGNKAVGITSNNRYRGLDAVPFTSSLKFDMEIWHPFEKPMTYSPACFWYARPGAERNVQPDPEGVKLPVTMKKEDVINSL